A single Bremerella cremea DNA region contains:
- a CDS encoding SGNH/GDSL hydrolase family protein yields the protein MPVFCTPSISRFLPGCVAVVAALLACTSLYAQAEHSGDTLELRDGDRIALIGGTFIERTQYYGYFELAIQIANPDKKLAVRNLGWSGDEANAISRARFGDQKEGYNHLMKSVELVNPTVILVGYGTNEAFQGEGGLAQFKSNYTKLLDDLKQRTERIVLVTPPLMEKHPAPLPDPAKYNAHVKLYQQAINELAYDRGYQVLDLTKLTEKVESVSAEKLPQYLTSNGQHFTEVGYWYLSQRMASQLGFETSYQYEVQSGGKQPQNWDLPYLRSPAGEHQDRVLLQVEGLSSGNHLVGLNDYPKVSATAQQWSKSVQVPAQPLLAKTEELRQTILRKNQLFFDRFRPQNETYLYLFRKHEQGNNAVEIPQFDPLIEEQDKKIFELKQAVPVTVHID from the coding sequence ATGCCTGTGTTTTGTACTCCCTCGATATCTCGATTTCTGCCTGGTTGCGTCGCCGTCGTCGCGGCACTGTTGGCTTGTACTTCGCTTTATGCTCAAGCGGAGCACAGCGGCGATACGTTAGAGCTTCGCGATGGTGATCGGATTGCGTTGATTGGGGGAACGTTCATCGAGCGAACGCAATACTACGGCTACTTTGAACTCGCTATTCAAATCGCCAATCCGGATAAGAAGTTGGCAGTTCGCAACTTAGGTTGGAGCGGCGACGAAGCCAATGCGATCTCACGGGCTCGTTTTGGCGATCAGAAGGAAGGCTACAACCACCTGATGAAGTCGGTTGAACTGGTCAATCCGACCGTGATTTTGGTGGGTTACGGCACGAACGAGGCATTCCAAGGAGAGGGTGGACTCGCGCAGTTCAAATCGAATTACACGAAACTGCTGGATGATTTGAAGCAGCGGACCGAGCGGATTGTGCTGGTTACGCCGCCCCTAATGGAAAAGCACCCTGCTCCCCTGCCCGACCCGGCCAAATACAACGCCCATGTGAAGTTGTATCAGCAAGCAATTAACGAGCTAGCCTACGATCGGGGCTATCAAGTCTTGGATCTCACCAAGCTAACCGAGAAGGTCGAAAGTGTTTCGGCAGAGAAGTTGCCGCAGTACCTGACCAGCAACGGACAGCACTTTACCGAGGTGGGCTATTGGTATCTTTCGCAGCGGATGGCAAGCCAACTAGGGTTTGAAACTTCGTATCAGTACGAGGTTCAATCTGGGGGCAAACAGCCCCAGAACTGGGACTTGCCTTACCTCCGTTCACCGGCAGGCGAGCATCAGGACCGCGTCCTGTTGCAGGTCGAAGGGCTTTCGTCGGGGAATCACTTGGTGGGCTTGAACGACTACCCCAAGGTTTCCGCCACGGCCCAGCAGTGGAGCAAGTCGGTTCAGGTGCCTGCCCAGCCACTATTAGCGAAGACCGAAGAACTTCGCCAAACGATCTTGCGGAAGAATCAACTCTTTTTCGATCGCTTCCGCCCGCAGAACGAAACGTATCTGTACCTGTTCCGCAAACACGAACAAGGGAACAATGCCGTCGAGATTCCCCAGTTTGATCCACTGATTGAAGAACAAGATAAGAAAATCTTCGAGCTGAAACAGGCCGTTCCGGTTACCGTTCATATCGACTAG